TTAATATTCTCCTTCAAGTACTTGATGATGGTAGACTTACAGATGGACAAGGTAGAATGATAGACTTTAAAAATACTTTGATAATTATGACTTCTAATATTGGAAGCCATCTAATACTTGAAGATATTAATTTAAAAGAAGAAACTAAAGAAAGAGTGCTTGACCAATTAAAAGCTAATTTCAGACCAGAATTTTTAAACAGAGTGGACGAAATTATTCTATTTAAAGCTTTAGATTTAGCTTCAATAAAAGATATTGTAAGATTATCATTAGAATCTGTACAAGAAAAAGTAAAAGACAGATATATAGAATTACATTTTACAGAACCAGTTGTTGAATATTTAGCAACTAATGCTTATGATCCTCAATATGGAGCTAGACCACTTAGACGTTATATTCAAAAACAACTTGAAACATCACTTGCAAAAATGATACTTTCTAACAGAATTAAAGAAAGAGATAAAGTTGATGTAGAACTTGTAAATGGACAAATAGAATTTAAAGTAAGAGAGAAATAATAAAAAATAAAGAGATTGATTAAAAACTAGAATAAATTTTAGAAATTTGGAAATTAGAAAGGTTTGTGCAATATTTTATGAACAAAATTAGTAACAAACCTTTCTACTGAAAAAGTTCTAAATTTATATTTCTGTTTATGTATCAATCTCTTTTTAATATTTATAAAGATTTATTATTTAGAATTTTTAACAAAATCAGCAGCATTTTCACCAGCTATTTTACCAAAAACTGTAATATCAGTTACAGCATTTCCACCGATTCTGTTACCACCATGTACTCCACCAGTAATTTCTCCAGCAGCATATAATCCAGGGATAACTTTTCCTTCTGGAGTAAGAACTTCAGTATTAGTATTGATACGAACTCCTCCCATAGTATGGTGAATAGCAGGAGATACTTCAATAGCATAGAAAGGAGCTTTTACAAGTTCTCTAGGAAGTCCTTTTTTACCAAAGTCTTTGTCTTCACCAGCTTTAACATATCCATTATAAGTTGCAATAGTTTTAACAAAAGTTTTTGGTTCTATTCCAACTTTTTTAGCCAATTCTTCTAAAGTAGAAGCTTCTACAGCAAATCCCTGTTTAACATATCCATTTATAGCAGAAAGATTTTCTCTTGTACCTTGGTCAAATACTAGGAAAGCACTTGCACCTTTTTGAGCAAGTTCAGCTTTAGAAACAACATCTCTAGTTTCTAGTTCATTGATAAATCTTTTTCCATCTCTATTGATTAAGATTGCCCCTTCTCCTCTTACACTTTCAGTAATCATAGCAGTATTGTTATGAACAACAGTAGGATGAGTTTGAATTTCAGACATATCAACAAGATCAGCTCCAGCAGCTTTAGTCATTTTGATACCTTCTCCAGTGATAGCAGGACTGTTAGTAGAACCAAATCCTTTAAGAGCAGGATTGTATTCTTCTATCATAGCAGGATTAGCTCCAAATCCACCAGTAGCCATAATTACAGCTTTAGCAGAAATAATATAAGTTTTTCCCTGATGTTTAACTTCTACCCCAGTAACTTTATCACCAGTTTTTATTAATTTAGTAACTTCGCTTTCAGTTCTGATTTCAATACCTAATTTATCAGCAGTATCACTAAGAGCAGCTACTACAACAGGTCCCACAGCTTTTCCACCAGTTGGTCTGTGAATTCTTTTTACACTTTGACCTCCAGAGAAAGAAACTTCTGTAAGATCAGTTCCTTTTGAAATAAGCCAGTCAATAATATATTTAGATTCTTCAGTCATTTTTTTAAGAAGTTCAGGATTGTTTTTATTTTTTCCACCTTTCATAGTATCATTGTAGAAGAGTTCTTCTGAATCTTCAATACCTAATTTTTTTTGAAGAGAAGTATTAGCAGCATTGATACCACCAGTTGCATAGTTAGTATTTCCACCTAACATAGCCATTTTTTCTAAAAGGATAACATTAGCTCCTTTTTCTTTTGCAGCAATAGCAGCAGTAAGTCCAGCACCTCCACCACCAACTACAACAATATCAGTAGATATGTCAGTAAGAACTACATCAGGTTTTTTAGAAGGTGTTTTACTTACTAATTTGATTCCAGCTTGAGCCACAGCAGAACCTACAGCCTCTTTTATCCCTTCAGAAGTATAAGTAGCTCCAGCAACATTATCAATTTCTATACTTTGGTTTTCTACGATTTCTTTAGTAATCTGCTCCATAGCTTTTTTAGTGAAGGCAGTTTCCTCATGTTTAAGTATTTCTACTCCTTTAATCTCATTTCCCTCATAAGTAACATTAACTTTAATATCTCCTTTATAGCCTGCTCCAACACCTTCAATAGTTTTTGCACTAACTGTAGAAGATATCATGATAGTTAAGGCAGACAATAAGCATAACAGTTTTTTCCTCATATTTCACCCCTCATTTAAATATATAGTGTATTTTTTATGCATAAAATGATGCATACCATTACCATTATATTATATATTATATATAAAAAGAATGTCAAACATTTATTTTAAAAATCTATTTCTAAGTTTTTAAGATAATAAAAGAGCGACTAAAAAGTCGCTCTCAAAGATAATATTAATTATTTAGAAGTTTTAGCAAAATCAGCAGCATTTTCCCCAGCAGTTTTTCCATAGACTGTAATGTCTGTTACAGCATTTCCACCGATTCTATTAGCTCCATGTACTCCACCAGTAATTTCCCCAGCAGCATATAAACCAGGTATAACCTTTCCATCAGCAGTTAATACCTGAGCTTTAGTATTGATACGAACTCCACCCATAGTGTGATGAACAGCTGGAGATACTTCAATAGCATAGAAAGGGGCTTTTACAAGTTCTCTAGGAAGAGCATTTTTAGCAAAATCTTTATCTGTTCCAGCTTTAACATATCCATTATAAGTTTCCATAGTTTTTACTAAAGTATTCACATTTATTCCCATTTTTTTAGCTAATTCTTCAAGAGTCGCTCCTTCTACGGCTAGTCCTCTTTTTACATATCCATTGATAGCTCCAAGATTTTCTCTGATAGATTGGTCAAATATTAAGAAAGCACTTTTACCAGTTTGTTCTAGCTCAGCTTTAGAAACAACATCTCTAGTTTCTAATTCATTGATAAATCTTTTTCCCTCTCTGTTAACTAGGATAGCTCCCTCACCTCTTACAGCTTCAGTAATCATAGTAGTATTATTATGAACGACAGTAGGGTGTGTTTGAATTTCATTCATGTCAACAAGAGCTCCCCCAACAGAATTTACCATTTTAATACCTTCTCCAGTAATAGCAGGACTGTTAGTAGAACCAAATCCTTTAAGAGCAGGATTATATTCAGCTACCATGGCAGCATTTGCACCAAATCCACCAGTAGCCATAACTACAGCTTTAGCATTTATTTTATATGTTTCACCTTTATGTTTAACTTCTACCCCAGTAACTTTATCACCAGTTTTTATAATTTTTACAACTTCACTTTCAGTTCTTACATCAATACCATCTTTTTCAGCAGTTTCAGCAAGGGCATCAACAATAACAGGACCTACAGCTTGACCACCAGCAGGTCTATGAGTTCTTTTTGCACTTTGTCCACCAGTAAATACTACTTCAGAAAGATCAGCTCCTCTTTCAGTAAGCCAGTTGATAATGTTACTAGAATCAGTAGTAAGTTTTTTTACTAATTCAGGATTATTTTTGTTTTTTCCACCTTTCATAGTATCGTTGTAAAAAAGTTCAGCAGAATCTTCTATACCTAATTTTTTTTGAAGATCAGTATTGGCAGCATTAATACCAGCTGTGGCATAGTTAGTATTACCTCCCAACATAAGCATTTTTTCAAGAAGGATAACATTAGCTCCTTTCTCCTTTGCAGCAATGGCAGCAGAAAGACCAGCTCCTCCACCTCCAACAACAACAACATCAGTAGTGATATCAAGACTATAAGCAGTAAAGCTCATAACAACAGCACCAAGTAAACATAACAGTTTTTTCTTCATTCTACACCCCTCATAAATTAATATATATTGGTTATTTTATGTTCAATATGAACATAAAAACTAACGATTTTATTATATCTTATCAGAAGAAAGAAAGTCAATTGTTTTCTAAAAAACTAAAATAAAAACCTGAGATAAAATTTTGCATATCTCAGGCTTCATTAAATTTTTATTTAAGATCAAATTTAGCTAAATCATTTTCTACATCAGATATTCCTGCAAGTCCAAATGTGTTTATCAATACATTTAAAACATTAGGAGAAAGGAATGCTGGAAGAGTAGGACCAATATGAATATTTTTTACTCCAAGAGATAGCAATGCAAGAAGTACAATTACAGCTTTTTGTTCATACCATGCAATGTTATAAACTATTGGAAGTTTGTTAATATCATCAAGTCCAAAAATTTCTTTTAATTTTAGAGCTATAATAGCTAATGAATAAGAGTCATTACATTGTCCAGCATCAAGTACTCTAGGAATGCCATTTATATCTCCGAGAGATAATTTATTATATTTATATTTTGCACATCCAGCAGTAAGAATAACTGTATCTTTAGGAAGAGCTTTTGCAAAATCTGTATAGTAATTTCTGTTAGACATTCTTCCATCACAACCAGCCATAACTACAAACTTTTTAATAGCTCCAGATTTTACTGCTTCTACTACTTTATCAGCAAGAGCAAAAACTTGGTTATGTGCAAATCCACCAATGATTTCACCTTTTTCTATTTCAGTAGGAGCTTTACATTTTTTAGCAAGTGCTATTACTTCAGAAAAATCTTTTTTACCATCTTTTCCAACAGGAATTCTTTTCCAATTTGGGAATCCAGCAGCATTTGTAGTGAATATTCTGTCATTATAGGTAGCTTTTTCCAATGGAGGAACAATACAGTTAGTTGTGAAAACAACAGGTCCATTAAAAGTTTCAAATTCTTCTTTTTGTTTCCACCATGCATTTCCATAGTTACCAAAGAAATGAGAATATTTTTTAAATTTTGGGTAGTAATGTCCTGGAAGCATTTCAGAATGAGTATAAATATCTACTCCACTATCTTTACTTTGCTCAAGCAATTGTTCTAAGTCATTAAGATCATGTCCACTTATTAATATACCAGGTCTGTTACCCACTCCGATATTTACTTTTGTTATTTCAGGATTTCCAAATGCTGAAGTGTTGGCTTCATCAAGAAGTGCCATTGTTTTTACTCCAAATGCTCCACACTCAAGGACTAGAGCAGTTAAGTCATCTCCAGAAAGAGTATCATCTAAAGTTGCTAAAAGAGCTTTTTCCATAAAAGTAAATATTTCTTCATTAGTTTTATTAAGATTCATTGCATGTTCTGCATATGCAGCCATACCTTTTAATCCATAAGTTAATAATTCTCTCAATGATCTGATATCTTCATTTTCAGTTCTCAAAATTCCAATGCTATGATTTTTAGAAAATTCTATTAATTCTTCATCTGATAGATAAGTCCATGTAGTGAGTTGAATATTTTCAAATCTTGGATTTAAGGTAATACTATTTTTTATAAGAATATTTTTGAGTTCATTTCTTAATTTTAATCCCTGTTTAATTTCATTGATAATAGCTTTATTATCAAAATTTGCATTTGTAATAGTCATAAATAAGGAATTTATAATATATCTATCTGTAGTTTTTAATATTTCATCTATACTGATTATTTTTCTCAACTGGGAGCTATAAGCAGCCACACCTTTAACAGTATATACAAGTAAATCTTGTAAAGAAGCAGTAATGGGTTGTTTACCACATACACCAGCTATTGTACAACCAGTTCCTTTCATTGTTTCCTGGCATTGAAAACAAAACATTTGATTACACATTTTAATTCCTCCTTTTTTAAAGTAAATCATTTTGTCATAGGTAAATAATACAATATTTTTTATAAAGAAACGGTAACATATGTTACAATAAAAAAATCTTCTATAATAGTTTTACAGGAGGAAAATATATTTCTTTTTTCTTGAAGTAAAAATTTTTATAAAAAAAACTGATCCCATTACAGATCAGTTTTAAGTTATTTGAGTTTAGATAAAAATTTCTGGTTCTTTTCTTTCGCTACATTTTGTTTCAAGGAATTCGATAACATTTTTTAAAGGATTGTCAGGGATTTCTCTTCCATTAAACGTACAAACTTTAACACAGGCATAGCAGTGAATACATTTTTCGACATCAACCAATTCAGGGTCTTTTTTATCTATTGCCCCTACTGGACAAACTATGTAACACTTTCTGCAATAAATACAATTTTTATTTGACATAGGAGAAAATACTTTTACAGGCATATCTTCTCTATATGGAAAATTACCTTTAACTTCAATATTTTTTATATAAGTATCAGTATCTATTTTTTTCTGATTTCTTTACCAAAAGCTATAGCTTTTGCAATATCTTCATCATCAGGTCTTTTAGTCCCTACTTTTCTACTATAAGAATGTTCTCCAATAAAAGCTCCTCCAGCAATAACTGAAAATCCATTTTCTGAGAGGATATCTTTCAATTCAAGTAAAGCATCATCATAATCCCTGTTCCCATAAACAGTTACAGCCACAGCTAAACTATTATTTCCATGAATTTTTTTAACATATCTCTTGTGATAACTGGAGTTCTCCCACCATATACAGGAACTCCTACAATAGCAATCTCATCTTCCTGAAGAAAAAATTCTTCTTCACTCTCAAATGAAAAAGTGAGATCATGCTCTATAAAACCAGTGCTTAAACCTTCAGCAATAGCTTTTACAGTTTTTTTAGTAGTATAAGTAGGACTGAAATAAAATAGATGAACATTTTTAATAATCATAGACATTTCCTCCTAAATTATGTATTTTATATTATAAATCCACTTCCAAGTACTTTGTGATCTTTATCATAAAAAACTACTCCTTGTCCTGGAGTTACAGCTCTTACTTGATTTCCTATAAAATTAACTTTGATATTTCCATTAGAAAGAACTTCAAGTTTACATTTATGAAGTTGATCTCTCGAACGCGTTTTTGCCCAGCACTCCATTTCATCTAATTCTTTTATATTATTAAGAGAAATAAGATTAATATTTTCAGCAATAAGATTATCTTTAAAAAGCATTTCATTTGGACCAACCACTACACAATTTCTTTTGCTGTCCAACTCAATAACATAGAGAGGATTTTCTTGTGCTATTCCTAATCCTTTCCTTTGTCCAATTGTATAGAAAGAAAGACCTTTATGTTTACCAAGTATTTTTCCATTTGTATCAACTATATTTCCAGGTTTTCCAGCCTTTCCATCAGTCATTTCCATAAGAAATTCTTTAAGCTTTCCATCTTCAACAAAGCATATTTCTTGTGAGTCTTTTTTAGCATATACTCTTACCCCAAGAAGTTGAGCTAACTCTCTAACTTTTGGTTTTTCAAGATTTCCAATAGGAAATTTTAGATATTTTAAATTTTCTTTTTTCATTTGTGAAAGGAAATATACTTGATCTTTGCCAGCATCATCACCCATAGAAAGAATACCATCTTTCATTTGAGTGTAATGTCCAGTTGCCATAAAGTCAGCACCTTTAGAACGAGCAAAATCTATAAGTAAACCTAACTTTATATATTTATTACAAACCATACATGGATTTGGAGTTTTACCTTTAAGGTATTCATCAACAAAATAATCCATGACTTTTTCTTTAAATTCTTTAGTAACATCTAAAAGATAATATGGAATTCCTAAGTCATCACATACTTTTTTAGCATCAGAATCTTCTGGCTTGCAAGTCTTCATTGTAATTCCAAAGACATTATAACCTTGTTTTTTTAATAAGTAAGCAACAGTTGAACTGTCAACTCCTCCACTCATAGCAACTGCTATTGTTGTATTTTGATTGTTTTCATCATACATGAGATATTTTGAAAACTCATTATTTATTGTATCCATAATAACCACCTTTATTATTGTAAAATTAATATTTAAAAGAAAATTTTATTAAAAGAATGGAATAAAGTAATTATTCCAAATATAAATATGAGTATACCTGATATTCTTGAAATTTTAATTAGGTTCTCTTCAGTAATTGTTCTTCTCCAATGAGAAAGAAGAAAAGTAGTGAAGAACCATTCAGTAGCCCCACCTAAAAATATGCCACAGGCAACTTGAAAAGGAACTGAATGTCTTTCAGATTCAAATATTCTCAAAGTAGTAAAGATAACCATTATAGTAAAAATACTCGAAACATTGGCTAAAGCAACGACGAATGTAGTAAAATAATTTTGGATAATTCCAACAGGATCAAGTTCTATTTTTTTTACTTTCATCTTTCTACTCATTTTTTTTAAACCAACAACAAGTAGGAAAATACTGATGCCAATTTCAAGAAAACATTCATACTTTATAATAAATTCATCTATTCTATTGATAAAAAGAAGGGCTGTCAAACCATAGACGACATCTACAGTGACCATTCCAAGGGAAGATACATAACCTTCCTTTTGTCCCTCTACTAAAGTTTTTTCCATGCAATAAATCCCAACAGGACCAAAAGGAAGCGATAAAATAAGCCCAGTAATCACTCCTTTTAAAAATGTTAAATCCAAAATAGTACCTCCAATAAATCAATATTAAAGTTCTTTACCACAGCTTGGACAATTAGAAGGTGCCTGTCTATAAGGTGTATCACAATATGGACATATGCCTCTCTCTATTAAAATAGATTTAATGTCATCATAAGTGGCAGTTTTTTTTCTATAAACTTTTATTGCAGAATCATTTTTTATTTCATAGACACTGTTACATTTTTGACAATGAATTACATGGTCTACTGCATATTTGTAAATGGGAAAAGAGAAAAGCACAAAAATATTTTGAAGTTTATGAAATCTAGCTTTGTTACTAGTGCAACCTACACATTTAAATTGTATTTCACCTAATTTGTAGTTAGCATTCTGAACTCCAAAATTTTTAAAAAAACTCATTATAACTCCTTTGATCGATTATTCATATTTTGGTAATTCGTATATTAATGAATAAATCTTTTTTATTTATGAAAAAGTTTTTACAGATATACAACTTTTCCTTATTGATTATATCATATATTACATTGAATTTCTATTTATAAAACAAAATAATTTTCCAGATTAAATATTTCAAAGTTACTCAATATGGGGTATAATATATAATATATTAAAAATAAAGAAAATCAGATATTGATGAAGGGAGAAATTATTGAAAAAAGTCTTAACTGAAAAAGAAATAGAAATCCAAATGGAAAAAGCTTTAAATAAAATACCATTTGAAATAAAAAAGATAAAGTTTGCTCTCGAAGTGGTAAAGAAAATAAAAAGATTAAAAATGATTTTTAAAATTAAATAGAGAGAAAATAATCCGTAGCATTTGAAAAATTATAGAAAATAAATTGATGAAGATTTGATTTTTTATTTAATGAGGGGGAGTAATGATATCAGAAAAATTAGTAAAAAGAATAGGGACTATATCAAAAGAATTTGAAAAATTAGGATATAACTTGGAAGAGGATTTACTAGAATTGGCAGAAATGAGAGAAGATATAGCTGAAAGATTGGAAAATACTAAATTTAAAAAAATAGAATTCTATGAAGATAGAGAGCTAAATTCTGTAGGAATGACTCTAGAAGATGTTCAGATAGAATTTTTTATAACTGAAGGAGAAGATGAAGAAGGACCTTGGTATGAAGCAGAAGCAGAAATAATATTCTTTTAAAAGTAAGGGGGATAAAAAATGAAAATATTTGATGGACATGCAGATATCTGGTTTGATGTTTCTGCAAAGAGAAAGAATGGAGAGGAATGTATTGTAAAAAATCATCATTTAAAAAGATTTAGAGATGGAAATATTATGGGTGGAATATTTATAGCTTATCTTGATGAAAATGCAGTTGATGAAGAAAAAGAAATGATGTGGATGATAAATTCAACTATACATGAAATTAAAAAAAATGAAGAGCTTTATAATATAATAAAAAATTCAGGAGATTTTAACAAAGGAATAATAAATGAAAAATTAAATGTTCTTATGGGAATAGAAGGACTTAGAGCAATAAAGAAAAACTTAGATTGGCTTGATACTTTTTATCAATTAGGGTTTAGACATGCTTCGCTTACTTGGAATGAAGAAAATGATCTTGGAACAGGAGCAAAGGGAAACGAAAATAGAGGAATAACTGAAACAGGAAAAGCTGCGATAAAAAAAATGAATGAACTAGGTATGATAGTTGATGTATCTCATGCAAACGAAAAAACTTTCTGGGATATTTATGAGGTAAGTGATAAACCTATAATTGCTTCTCATTCAAATGCTAGAAAACTTTGCGATCATGTAAGAAATTTAACTGATGAACAGATTAAAGCAATTGCAGAAAGTGGAGGATTAGTAGGTGCAGTTGCATATAAAGGTTTTGTAGATTTAGAAAAAGAAAAACAGACAATAGAAAGATATGTAGACCATATAGATTATATGGTATCACTGGCAGGGATTAAGCATGTTGGATTAGGATTTGATTTTTGTGAGTATCTTTATGCAGGGAGAACAGGAAAAGATATGAATCCTAAAGGTTTAGAAGATGCTTCTTATGCACAGAATGTTATAGAAGAATTAAGAAAGAGAGAATATTCAGAAGAAGACATAAGAAAAATAGCATATGAAAACTTTATGAGGGTAATAGAAATAAATTTTGAAAAATAATTTTAAAATGAAAGGACGGAATATGGAAAGAAAATTATTGATATATGATTCATTTACAACAGAGGTTTTTAAAGGGAATCCAGCTGGAGTCTTGCTGGGAGCTGATGGATTAAAGAATGAAGAAATGCAGAATATAGCAAGGGAACTTGGATATCCTGAAACTGTGTTTTTATTTTTAAATGACCCTGAAAAAATAAAGGTAAAATTTTTTACTCCAAAAGAGGAAATAGATTTATGTGGACATGCAACTATAGCCTATGAAACTGCACTTGTAGAGTGTGGGATAATAAAAGTTGAAGAGGGAGAAAATCAAGTAAATATAGAAACTAATTTAGGAACTCTTCCTATTGTTATAAAAATAAGAAATAAAAAAATAGACAATATTATGATGTATCAGGCTTCTCCTAAAATAGATAGGAATTTTACTGTAAATAAAAGTGAGTTAGCAAAAGCTTTGAATATATCTCCTAATGATTTTGCAGATGATATAGAAATAGTAAAGGCATATACAGGGGTTTGGGATTTGATGATACCATTAAAAGAAAAGAAACACTAAATGAAATAGTTGGAGATATGGAAAAAATAAAACAAATAAGCAGTGAGTTAAATATAATATCTCTTCATCCGTTTTATATAGAGAAAATAGAAAATAAAACCAATCTTTATGCTAGAAACTTTGCACCAATAGTTGATATAGATGAAGAAGCTGCAACAGGAACATCTAATGGAGCATTGATTTATTATTTACATACAATAGGAAAAATAAAATCTGAGGAAAATATTGTTGTTACTCAAGGGGAAAAGTTAGGAAGAAAGAGTAAAATAATGGGAAAAATTCAAATTAAAAAAGAAAAAATAGATGTACTTATTGGTGGAACAGCAGTAAAATTTGTAGAAGGAAAAATAGAAATATAAAAATATAGAAATATAAAAATATAGAAATATAAAAATATAGAAATATAAAAATATAGAAATATAAAAATATAGAAATATAAAAATATAGAAATATAAAAATATAGAAATATAAAAATATAGAAATATAATATTATAAAAAGATGGGGTTGTTGCAAATTGATGATTTTTAATCATTCATTTGAATAACTCCTTTTTCTTTTCAACATTTTTGGTTTGAGTTA
Above is a window of Fusobacterium varium DNA encoding:
- the hcp gene encoding Hydroxylamine reductase produces the protein MCNQMFCFQCQETMKGTGCTIAGVCGKQPITASLQDLLVYTVKGVAAYSSQLRKIISIDEILKTTDRYIINSLFMTITNANFDNKAIINEIKQGLKLRNELKNILIKNSITLNPRFENIQLTTWTYLSDEELIEFSKNHSIGILRTENEDIRSLRELLTYGLKGMAAYAEHAMNLNKTNEEIFTFMEKALLATLDDTLSGDDLTALVLECGAFGVKTMALLDEANTSAFGNPEITKVNIGVGNRPGILISGHDLNDLEQLLEQSKDSGVDIYTHSEMLPGHYYPKFKKYSHFFGNYGNAWWKQKEEFETFNGPVVFTTNCIVPPLEKATYNDRIFTTNAAGFPNWKRIPVGKDGKKDFSEVIALAKKCKAPTEIEKGEIIGGFAHNQVFALADKVVEAVKSGAIKKFVVMAGCDGRMSNRNYYTDFAKALPKDTVILTAGCAKYKYNKLSLGDINGIPRVLDAGQCNDSYSLAIIALKLKEIFGLDDINKLPIVYNIAWYEQKAVIVLLALLSLGVKNIHIGPTLPAFLSPNVLNVLINTFGLAGISDVENDLAKFDLK
- a CDS encoding pyruvate flavodoxin oxidoreductase subunit delta, translated to MPVKVFSPMSNKNCIYCRKCYIVCPVGAIDKKDPELVDVEKCIHCYACVKVCTFNGREIPDNPLKNVIEFLETKCSERKEPEIFI
- the yddE_1 gene encoding Uncharacterized isomerase yddE — encoded protein: MERKLLIYDSFTTEVFKGNPAGVLLGADGLKNEEMQNIARELGYPETVFLFLNDPEKIKVKFFTPKEEIDLCGHATIAYETALVECGIIKVEEGENQVNIETNLGTLPIVIKIRNKKIDNIMMYQASPKIDRNFTVNKSELAKALNISPNDFADDIEIVKAYTGVWDLMIPLKEKKH
- the phzF gene encoding Trans-2,3-dihydro-3-hydroxyanthranilate isomerase; the encoded protein is MGFDDTIKRKETLNEIVGDMEKIKQISSELNIISLHPFYIEKIENKTNLYARNFAPIVDIDEEAATGTSNGALIYYLHTIGKIKSEENIVVTQGEKLGRKSKIMGKIQIKKEKIDVLIGGTAVKFVEGKIEI
- a CDS encoding Fumarate reductase flavoprotein subunit precursor translates to MKKKLLCLLGAVVMSFTAYSLDITTDVVVVGGGGAGLSAAIAAKEKGANVILLEKMLMLGGNTNYATAGINAANTDLQKKLGIEDSAELFYNDTMKGGKNKNNPELVKKLTTDSSNIINWLTERGADLSEVVFTGGQSAKRTHRPAGGQAVGPVIVDALAETAEKDGIDVRTESEVVKIIKTGDKVTGVEVKHKGETYKINAKAVVMATGGFGANAAMVAEYNPALKGFGSTNSPAITGEGIKMVNSVGGALVDMNEIQTHPTVVHNNTTMITEAVRGEGAILVNREGKRFINELETRDVVSKAELEQTGKSAFLIFDQSIRENLGAINGYVKRGLAVEGATLEELAKKMGINVNTLVKTMETYNGYVKAGTDKDFAKNALPRELVKAPFYAIEVSPAVHHTMGGVRINTKAQVLTADGKVIPGLYAAGEITGGVHGANRIGGNAVTDITVYGKTAGENAADFAKTSK
- a CDS encoding Membrane dipeptidase (Peptidase family M19), which codes for MKIFDGHADIWFDVSAKRKNGEECIVKNHHLKRFRDGNIMGGIFIAYLDENAVDEEKEMMWMINSTIHEIKKNEELYNIIKNSGDFNKGIINEKLNVLMGIEGLRAIKKNLDWLDTFYQLGFRHASLTWNEENDLGTGAKGNENRGITETGKAAIKKMNELGMIVDVSHANEKTFWDIYEVSDKPIIASHSNARKLCDHVRNLTDEQIKAIAESGGLVGAVAYKGFVDLEKEKQTIERYVDHIDYMVSLAGIKHVGLGFDFCEYLYAGRTGKDMNPKGLEDASYAQNVIEELRKREYSEEDIRKIAYENFMRVIEINFEK
- a CDS encoding LysE type translocator; its protein translation is MDLTFLKGVITGLILSLPFGPVGIYCMEKTLVEGQKEGYVSSLGMVTVDVVYGLTALLFINRIDEFIIKYECFLEIGISIFLLVVGLKKMSRKMKVKKIELDPVGIIQNYFTTFVVALANVSSIFTIMVIFTTLRIFESERHSVPFQVACGIFLGGATEWFFTTFLLSHWRRTITEENLIKISRISGILIFIFGIITLFHSFNKIFF
- the mnmA_1 gene encoding tRNA-specific 2-thiouridylase mnmA; this translates as MDTINNEFSKYLMYDENNQNTTIAVAMSGGVDSSTVAYLLKKQGYNVFGITMKTCKPEDSDAKKVCDDLGIPYYLLDVTKEFKEKVMDYFVDEYLKGKTPNPCMVCNKYIKLGLLIDFARSKGADFMATGHYTQMKDGILSMGDDAGKDQVYFLSQMKKENLKYLKFPIGNLEKPKVRELAQLLGVRVYAKKDSQEICFVEDGKLKEFLMEMTDGKAGKPGNIVDTNGKILGKHKGLSFYTIGQRKGLGIAQENPLYVIELDSKRNCVVVGPNEMLFKDNLIAENINLISLNNIKELDEMECWAKTRSRDQLHKCKLEVLSNGNIKVNFIGNQVRAVTPGQGVVFYDKDHKVLGSGFII
- a CDS encoding Fumarate reductase flavoprotein subunit precursor, giving the protein MRKKLLCLLSALTIMISSTVSAKTIEGVGAGYKGDIKVNVTYEGNEIKGVEILKHEETAFTKKAMEQITKEIVENQSIEIDNVAGATYTSEGIKEAVGSAVAQAGIKLVSKTPSKKPDVVLTDISTDIVVVGGGGAGLTAAIAAKEKGANVILLEKMAMLGGNTNYATGGINAANTSLQKKLGIEDSEELFYNDTMKGGKNKNNPELLKKMTEESKYIIDWLISKGTDLTEVSFSGGQSVKRIHRPTGGKAVGPVVVAALSDTADKLGIEIRTESEVTKLIKTGDKVTGVEVKHQGKTYIISAKAVIMATGGFGANPAMIEEYNPALKGFGSTNSPAITGEGIKMTKAAGADLVDMSEIQTHPTVVHNNTAMITESVRGEGAILINRDGKRFINELETRDVVSKAELAQKGASAFLVFDQGTRENLSAINGYVKQGFAVEASTLEELAKKVGIEPKTFVKTIATYNGYVKAGEDKDFGKKGLPRELVKAPFYAIEVSPAIHHTMGGVRINTNTEVLTPEGKVIPGLYAAGEITGGVHGGNRIGGNAVTDITVFGKIAGENAADFVKNSK